Below is a window of Equus quagga isolate Etosha38 unplaced genomic scaffold, UCLA_HA_Equagga_1.0 HiC_scaffold_6001_RagTag, whole genome shotgun sequence DNA.
CCCTGAACCACGTCAGTGGGTGGAAGGTGGACAAGGAAGTGAGTTCAGGAGAAACCTCCCGGGTCAGCGTTGGTTGTTGGTATTGGCATGAGGAAGACGATCAAGGTCAGCTGACCCCTGGTCTCAGATGGGGCAGCCTGCAATGAGGGATGCAGGAGGTTTGTCATTCCCTGAGatcaggcacagagagggagagaacctAAAAAATTCTCCAGTCACGAAGCTGCAGTGCCCTGGGCCAGGACAGTGAGGAGGGGAAGGGCTgtggaaggggaggaaggcagggatgaGTCAGACCCGGGGGAGACGCGGCCGAGAAGACCCAGCTCGGCTGCTTCCCAGCTGACTGTTCTCACAcaagtcccttcacctctctgatcctcagcttCCCACCTGAGCAGCAGAGGGATGCTCCCTCCCTTGGAGGAGTGGTGGATGGTGCAGTTATTGTAGGAGAAGGGCCCACAGAGGTCGGCTGTGTGCGTGCAGCAGCCCCCTCAGTGCTGGAAGCTGGGCGGCCCCTCAGGGTCCCCCCAAAGGCTCAGTTCCCGTTAGGATGATGTCAGTTGGTGTCTCTCAGGTGGGTATCTCCAATGATGGGCGTCCTGAGGATGAAGGAAACAGAGTCTGAGGAGAAGGAGGTGCCTGGTGCAGCCATGCACAGCCAGGGACAGGAGGCACGATGAGGACTTGAGGGTCCATCTGGGAAggatagggaaactgaggactCACCTGCCCNNNNNNNNNNGACTTTAGATTAGAAACTTAAAATAAACATGCTTAATTAGTGACCTCATTAGTGACTCtccctcttaaaaaataaaacctggacTCACCCTAGGATGGAATTTGGATTCCATGAGCTGATGGCTCTTCTGTGGCCCTCTCCATGTGCCCAGAGCGGTGCCCGGTCCTAGGAGAGAAGACACTCACGTGAGGGATTCCCTAAGGCTCAGCTCAGCGCCGTGGAAGGAGCCTGCCCTTTGGAGCTTGAGAGAGGCAGCTTCACACTCGGGTTCTGGGACTTTCCACAGCACAGAAAAGTCTGAAAATGTCTGTCTGGGTCCAATATTGTtcgtaaaatggagatgataatatttattttgaaagtgaaaaaggaaatgacattAGGTAATATGTGAAAAGTTTCCCAGCATAGTGTCTGAAACACAGTGGGTACTGACACAAAAGTgatgtttttctgaaattcacaaatacataaaggtaaagaaagaacaaatatgaTTTACTGTCATTGAGTATAATGGCTAATTTTGTGAACAACCTGAATGTTCACTAACAGGGGATTGGTCAAATAGATGTACATTCATTTAATGGAATGCGACGGCAGCCATGACAATCCCATCAGTCATTGAGGTGAAAAATACTCAAAGGTCGttgagttaaaagagaaaaatctgtgaCTCCTCCAGTCGCATTTGTGAAACGACAAACATGGAAAGCTCAATAGTGGATTcccttcatctttctttctcGTTCTGCTCCTCTCTCACTACCTAACCTTCACTTACAGCTCTGGGTGACACTCTCTCTGATTCCAGGTGAGTAccctggggctggctcctccAGCATCTTCTCCATTCTGAGCAGCAGGGCGGTGGTGAAACAGGAGCCGCTGAGGGATGTAGCGGGGGGCTGCCGCTATCGGGTCAATAACTACTTGGACCACAAATACAGACCACAGCCTGTGAACAAGATCATCGGTGCTGCGAAGGAGAAGATTGGTGAGGAGATAGAGTACAGTGTTCTGAGCAGGAACTGTGAGCACTTTGTCACCGAACTGAGATACGGCGCAGCCAGCAGCAGGCAGGTAAGGCCCTCTTTGGGGTGGTCCCTGTCCCTCCTGGAAGTctgcttggggtgggggtgagcgGCTGTGCAGCCAGAGGGGAGAATCACTGTGAAGGATGCAAAATGGGCTCTCAGGGACCCGCTGGCTGGGAGCAATGATGTCTTAGCTCAAATCTGGGATCTGATTCTAAGCCAGAGTGTTTCTGGACAGGTtacttcctctctgggcctcagtttccgcaAGTGCAGGAGGAAGAGTTAGTTGGAGGGTCTCTGGAGTCCTGGCCACCTCTGACCTTCCGGGACTCTTCAGCTCTAAGGTCCACCCTGACGGGCAGCTACTGAAGCCCCCAGGGTTGTCTGGGCCAACCCAGGACCATGGCAGGTCTCCTAAGGCCCCCAAAAGCACTCAGGCAATGGATGCTCAAGGTNNNNNNNNNNGTGCAACTTCAGACTATCCCTCTGCTAGTTCCCAGCATGCCCTGGGTGTGGTCTCAGAAGTGTCAGTTCCCCATGTTCTTGTGCGTCTTCACCCAGCCTTTGCCACCAGTGACCCTACTGAATGGCCACTCCCTCTGGCCATCCTCCCCGGTGGNNNNNNNNNNNNNNNNNNNNNNNNNNNNNNNNNNNNNNNNNNNNNNNNNNNNNNNNNNNNNNNNNNNNNNNNNNNNNNNNNNNNNNNNNNNNNNNNNNNNAGGGGGCCTATGTAAGAGCTCAGGAACATTTTTATGTCAGATCCTGGAGCACAGCTTCTACTCTAGACGCTTTCATAGTCTTCCAGATTCGTTATCCCAAaacacatagctaataagtggcagaagcaggattcaaaccccagctGTCCCTGTCTAGAGTCTTTGTTTGTTCCTGCCACACTACAGTACCTCCAGGGCTCCTGGCCCAAGTGGTTGGGTAGATGGGCGACCCTGCAAGAGATGAGCATGAGGGCGGGAGGAGCAGGTTTAGGGggagaaatcaagagtttggACACAATAACGGGATGTTTGAGGAGGCCAGAGCAAATAATTCATAATCAATGTATAATACAAAGctggggtgagtttattacaTGAGTCAGTTTGGAGGATGATGACCTGGGAGAAAGCAACCTtcaccaaggaaggaagcactccGAAGCaatggggtgtacagagtggttatatgccATCTTGGGACAAGGAACATACATCAAATATGACAAGAAGATGCCTTTTACTACCAGCACGAGATGCTTttctggcacagcaggtcagtggtcagcaggtctgTGGTCATGAGATGAGCATGACAGGTCAGTAactaatccttagtttctgggaagaaatgcttatctaTAAAGAAATGTTGATATGGGGGAGGCAACATtgctatctttaagggcatcatccTTGGCTTGGGGACATTATAACTGTTTAAAGCAGGTGTACAATGCATGCTTGACTGTCCATGTCAgccctttctggaaaaacaaggtcaggacTGATTAGTTTTACACtgaatggc
It encodes the following:
- the LOC124232432 gene encoding phospholipase A and acyltransferase 4-like, producing WIPFIFLSRSAPLSLPNLHLQLWVTLSLIPGEYPGAGSSSIFSILSSRAVVKQEPLRDVAGGCRYRVNNYLDHKYRPQPVNKIIGAAKEKIGEEIEYSVLSRNCEHFVTELRYGAASSRQVEQAVIGGEVTLGLGILGVIGYSLLKKRYQNQ